Proteins encoded by one window of Sediminicoccus rosea:
- a CDS encoding ABC transporter substrate-binding protein, protein MRALWRAAILVVALMVGVAEARTVRWAASGDPNTMDPHSQNVGTVTMVLQQIYDALISRNQQLGLEPGLATAWRQEEPTRWRFTLRPNVRFHEGEAFTSDDVVFSITRALAPTSNFGIFVDTIERAVAVDALTVDIITKAPDPILPNKLASVFMMSRSWSERNNAARPQNTRQREEMHTTRNTNGTGAFRLQTREPDVRTVLVRNPDWWGWQVPTNNGNVTEIVFRPIASDATRVAALLSNEIDFVMDPPLQDLARLRNAQGLRVLEGPEVRTIFLAMDVARDELLYSDVRGRNPLRDVRVRRALYQAIDIQAIHRTIMRNQSVVTGTLFPEQVNGYAREEDVRLPYDQARARALLTEAGYPNGFEITLDCSNNRYINDEQICQAIVAMWARVGIRARLNAMPLGPFFAKIQRDDTSIYMLGWGVPTLDALYSFQSLLATRNGAQGDGIWNYGRYSNPQMDALIQRMKVETGEARLATIREALRLYREDVPHIPLHHQMIPWAMRSTLAIPHMANNQPYFRWAVVN, encoded by the coding sequence ATGAGGGCTTTGTGGCGGGCCGCGATCCTGGTCGTGGCGCTGATGGTGGGTGTTGCCGAGGCGCGGACCGTGCGCTGGGCCGCGAGTGGCGACCCCAACACGATGGACCCGCACAGCCAGAATGTCGGCACCGTCACCATGGTGCTGCAGCAAATCTATGACGCGCTGATCAGCCGCAACCAGCAGCTTGGCCTCGAACCCGGCCTCGCCACGGCCTGGCGGCAGGAGGAGCCGACCCGCTGGCGCTTCACGCTGCGCCCCAATGTCCGCTTCCATGAGGGCGAGGCCTTCACCAGCGACGACGTGGTGTTCAGCATCACCCGGGCGCTGGCCCCCACCAGCAATTTCGGCATATTCGTGGATACGATCGAGCGCGCCGTCGCGGTGGATGCGCTGACGGTGGACATCATCACCAAGGCGCCGGACCCGATCCTGCCCAACAAGCTCGCCTCCGTGTTCATGATGTCGCGCTCCTGGTCCGAACGGAACAATGCGGCCCGCCCGCAGAACACCCGCCAGCGCGAGGAGATGCACACCACGCGCAACACCAACGGCACGGGCGCCTTCCGCCTGCAGACGCGCGAGCCTGATGTCCGCACCGTGCTGGTCCGCAACCCGGACTGGTGGGGCTGGCAGGTGCCGACCAACAACGGCAACGTGACCGAGATCGTCTTCCGCCCGATCGCGAGCGATGCGACGCGTGTGGCCGCCCTGCTCTCCAACGAAATTGATTTCGTGATGGATCCGCCGCTGCAGGACCTCGCGCGGCTGCGCAACGCCCAGGGGCTGCGCGTGCTGGAAGGCCCCGAGGTTCGGACCATCTTCCTCGCCATGGATGTGGCGCGCGACGAGCTGCTCTACTCCGACGTGCGCGGCCGCAACCCGCTGCGCGACGTGCGGGTGCGCCGGGCGCTGTACCAGGCGATCGACATCCAGGCGATCCATCGCACCATCATGCGCAACCAGAGCGTGGTGACCGGCACCCTCTTCCCCGAGCAGGTGAACGGCTATGCCCGCGAGGAGGATGTGCGCCTGCCCTACGATCAGGCCCGCGCCCGCGCGCTGCTGACGGAAGCCGGCTACCCCAACGGCTTCGAGATCACGCTCGACTGCTCCAACAACCGCTACATCAATGACGAGCAGATCTGCCAGGCGATCGTCGCCATGTGGGCGCGCGTGGGCATCCGGGCGCGGCTGAACGCCATGCCGCTCGGTCCCTTCTTCGCCAAGATCCAGCGCGACGACACCAGCATCTACATGCTGGGCTGGGGCGTGCCGACGCTGGATGCGCTCTATTCCTTCCAGTCGCTGCTCGCCACGCGCAACGGCGCCCAGGGCGACGGCATCTGGAACTATGGCCGCTACTCCAACCCGCAGATGGACGCGCTGATCCAGCGCATGAAGGTCGAGACGGGCGAGGCGCGCTTGGCCACGATCCGCGAGGCGCTGCGGCTGTATCGCGAGGACGTGCCGCATATCCCGCTGCATCACCAGATGATCCCCTGGGCGATGCGGTCCACGCTCGCCATCCCGCACATGGCGAACAACCAGCCCTATTTCCGATGGGCCGTGGTGAACTGA
- a CDS encoding AI-2E family transporter, producing MMENKEQLARLVGFIAAGALAAGCFLVLKPFISALMWAVILVFCTWPAYRFLTDRLRLGAGSAAGVMVSAEFLLIGLPLVFATPVRREDIEGIRNWLVRVFSEGLPDLSGVFLLIPMVGPYLNDWWQALAGDASHLVAAIRPYAGDIAQFALSLLLGLLSGVAEMLIAILLAFFIYKDGPALAKGAYGLLERLAGVRAPHLWELTGNVTRGVVYGMLGTAVAQGFMTFFGLWISGVPQPVLLAVIAGVISILPVGAPLVWIPASIWLLATGSIGWGIFLALYGGLGISSVDNVIRPWFISRGADLPLLLTILGALGGVLAFGFLGLFLGPVLLALGYTLIKEWATGEAEEASPEARPPV from the coding sequence ATGATGGAGAACAAGGAGCAACTGGCGAGGCTGGTGGGTTTCATCGCCGCCGGGGCACTGGCGGCGGGCTGCTTCCTGGTGCTCAAGCCCTTCATTTCGGCGCTCATGTGGGCCGTCATCCTCGTCTTCTGCACCTGGCCCGCCTATCGCTTCCTGACCGACCGGCTGCGCCTGGGGGCGGGGAGCGCGGCGGGCGTGATGGTATCGGCCGAGTTCCTGCTGATCGGCCTGCCGCTGGTCTTCGCCACGCCGGTCCGGCGCGAGGACATCGAGGGCATCCGCAACTGGCTGGTGCGCGTCTTCAGCGAGGGCCTGCCCGATCTCTCCGGCGTCTTCCTGCTGATCCCGATGGTCGGTCCCTACCTGAACGATTGGTGGCAGGCGCTGGCCGGTGATGCCTCCCACCTGGTCGCCGCCATCCGCCCCTATGCCGGGGATATCGCGCAATTCGCGCTGTCCCTGCTGCTCGGCCTGCTCTCGGGCGTGGCGGAGATGCTGATCGCCATCCTGCTCGCCTTCTTCATCTATAAGGATGGCCCGGCCCTGGCGAAGGGCGCCTATGGCCTGCTGGAGCGGCTGGCCGGCGTGCGCGCGCCGCATCTGTGGGAACTGACGGGCAATGTCACCCGCGGCGTGGTCTATGGCATGCTGGGCACGGCCGTCGCGCAAGGCTTCATGACCTTCTTCGGCCTCTGGATCTCGGGCGTGCCGCAGCCCGTGCTGCTGGCGGTCATCGCCGGTGTCATCTCCATCCTGCCGGTGGGGGCGCCGCTGGTCTGGATCCCGGCGTCGATCTGGCTTCTGGCCACGGGGAGCATCGGCTGGGGCATCTTCCTGGCGCTCTACGGGGGGCTGGGGATCTCCTCGGTGGACAATGTGATCCGGCCCTGGTTCATCTCGCGCGGTGCCGATCTGCCCTTGCTGCTGACCATCCTGGGCGCGCTGGGCGGCGTTCTCGCCTTTGGTTTCCTGGGGCTGTTCCTGGGACCCGTGCTGCTGGCGCTGGGCTATACCCTGATCAAGGAATGGGCCACCGGCGAGGCGGAAGAGGCTTCCCCCGAGGCGCGTCCGCCCGTATAG
- a CDS encoding DsbA family oxidoreductase gives MNILAPPRPRLSVEIVFDLVCPWCYLGIRRLMRVLAERHDLQPDLQWRPFLLNPEIAPGGIPRQDWLARKFGGEDRARRLHGTITELGRAEGIAFRFDLLRRIPASLDAHRLLRWAGRHAPVDRLVERLFAAYFCEGLDIGQHATLAMLAGEEGFDQAAALRLLGGAGETEWVHLENLRAHRLGINGVPCFLVDGEHAIAGAQEPEVLERLIEVALAAG, from the coding sequence GTGAACATCCTTGCGCCACCACGCCCGCGGCTCTCGGTCGAGATCGTCTTCGATCTCGTCTGCCCCTGGTGCTACCTCGGCATCCGCCGCCTGATGCGGGTGCTGGCCGAGCGTCATGACCTGCAGCCGGACCTGCAATGGCGCCCCTTCCTGCTGAACCCGGAAATCGCGCCCGGCGGCATCCCCCGGCAGGACTGGCTGGCCCGCAAGTTCGGCGGCGAGGACCGCGCCCGGCGCCTGCACGGCACCATCACCGAACTCGGGCGCGCCGAGGGAATCGCCTTCCGCTTCGACCTGCTGCGCCGCATCCCGGCCAGCCTCGACGCCCACCGCCTGCTGCGCTGGGCTGGGCGGCACGCGCCGGTGGACCGCCTCGTGGAGCGCCTCTTTGCCGCCTATTTCTGCGAGGGGCTGGACATCGGGCAGCATGCGACGCTGGCCATGCTGGCGGGCGAGGAAGGCTTCGACCAGGCCGCCGCCCTCCGGCTGCTGGGCGGCGCAGGCGAGACGGAGTGGGTCCACCTGGAGAACCTCCGCGCGCACCGCCTCGGCATCAACGGCGTTCCCTGCTTCCTGGTGGATGGCGAGCACGCGATCGCCGGCGCACAGGAGCCCGAGGTGCTGGAGCGGCTCATCGAAGTGGCGCTGGCCGCGGGCTGA
- a CDS encoding PAS domain-containing sensor histidine kinase, translating into MNETERVWEAELASHELLGTPSEREHARILRLALRLCDAPAGAIIFREGGPRTLLGPAAEASAAALDALAHRVMEAGAPQLASAPRLEAGIPLTTPGGATLGALCVLDPRAGAPPLAADRAASLHEGLLDLARIVMDQLGERRRALDQARMERDARLLRRWMAVAAEATDLESSARSAALALCEATGALTCQLWQRLGGKEPSARFLGGWSDSSFGLPDDPGAQRNLTISAPNSPTLRALREERQIIVTDVTTEDWASNPLLGPAAQRGLRSLMVSPFRLEAQGFALLIGLGEGRSNFNELSQLLDQAVSVLRPILRRIRNEDEARLMRRVVEATSDVVLITEAEPVDTPGPRIVYANPAFERETGYTQAEVLGLTPRLLQGAGTSAKARRNIRNALEAWKPVRQAVLNYRKDGSSFWSDLRISPVADSEGWFTHWVSVQRDVTLEREAEIARAEALAERDAMLARLPGVLFRFERQPDGRWFRRYASAQLEALTGFTPAEATQLGWFQAHAHPDDCDRIMALPDATIGQPESTTEFRFRHKDGRWLWIRGIQRGQVTPAGVPELMSIWTDITREKQLAEQLAHSAKLAQLGEVTTGMAHELNQPLATISMAADIMLLQLDGNDPALAPMRDRLEKIIGQTARMANLIDHMRIFGRAENLPAAPLQLRQVIHDALEMLNSKLTLSAVRVTQEVEAELPPVLGIAIPLEQVLMNLIANACDAYHAQSPEGGGERMIRLRAWRAGGEVRLEVRDAAGGIPADILPRIFEPFFTTKPEGQGTGLGLSISYGIIQDMGGRLAAENVPGGTAFTISLPAA; encoded by the coding sequence ATGAACGAAACCGAGCGAGTCTGGGAGGCGGAGCTAGCATCGCACGAGCTGCTGGGGACCCCGAGCGAGCGGGAGCACGCACGCATTCTGCGCCTGGCCCTGCGCCTCTGCGATGCCCCGGCCGGCGCCATCATCTTTAGGGAGGGCGGGCCACGCACGCTGCTGGGCCCGGCGGCAGAGGCCAGCGCCGCGGCGCTGGACGCCCTCGCCCATCGGGTCATGGAAGCCGGTGCCCCCCAGCTCGCCTCCGCCCCCCGACTCGAGGCCGGCATTCCCCTCACCACCCCGGGCGGCGCGACGCTCGGCGCCCTCTGCGTCCTCGACCCTCGCGCCGGCGCCCCCCCTCTTGCGGCGGACCGGGCGGCGAGCCTGCACGAGGGCCTGCTCGACCTCGCGCGGATCGTCATGGACCAGCTGGGGGAGCGCCGCCGCGCACTCGACCAGGCCCGCATGGAACGCGATGCCCGGTTGCTGCGGCGCTGGATGGCGGTGGCCGCCGAAGCGACCGACCTGGAAAGCTCCGCCCGCTCGGCGGCGCTTGCGCTGTGCGAGGCAACGGGCGCCCTCACCTGCCAGCTCTGGCAGCGGTTGGGCGGCAAGGAGCCGAGTGCCCGCTTCCTCGGCGGCTGGAGCGACAGCAGCTTCGGCCTGCCCGACGACCCGGGCGCGCAACGCAACCTGACCATCTCCGCACCCAACTCGCCCACCCTGCGCGCGCTCCGCGAGGAACGGCAGATCATCGTCACCGACGTGACGACGGAGGACTGGGCCAGCAACCCCTTGCTCGGCCCCGCCGCGCAGCGGGGCCTGCGCTCCCTGATGGTCTCGCCCTTCCGGCTGGAGGCGCAGGGCTTCGCGCTGCTGATCGGCCTCGGCGAGGGGCGCAGCAACTTCAACGAACTGTCGCAGCTGCTCGACCAGGCGGTGTCCGTCCTGCGCCCCATCCTCCGCCGCATCCGCAACGAGGACGAGGCGCGCCTGATGCGCCGCGTGGTGGAGGCGACCTCCGACGTGGTGCTGATCACCGAGGCCGAGCCGGTGGACACGCCCGGGCCGCGGATCGTCTATGCCAATCCCGCCTTCGAGCGGGAGACGGGCTACACCCAGGCCGAGGTGCTGGGCCTCACGCCGCGCCTGCTGCAGGGCGCCGGCACATCGGCCAAGGCCCGACGCAACATCCGCAACGCGTTGGAGGCCTGGAAGCCGGTCCGCCAGGCGGTGCTGAACTACCGCAAGGATGGCAGCAGCTTCTGGTCCGACCTTCGCATCTCGCCCGTGGCCGACAGCGAGGGCTGGTTCACCCATTGGGTCTCCGTCCAGCGCGACGTGACCCTGGAGCGCGAGGCTGAGATCGCCCGCGCGGAGGCGCTGGCCGAACGGGATGCGATGCTGGCCCGCCTGCCGGGCGTGCTGTTCCGCTTCGAACGCCAGCCCGATGGCCGCTGGTTCCGCCGCTATGCCTCGGCGCAGCTGGAGGCGCTCACCGGCTTCACGCCGGCGGAGGCAACGCAGCTCGGCTGGTTCCAGGCCCATGCGCATCCGGACGACTGCGACCGCATCATGGCCCTGCCGGACGCCACGATCGGACAACCGGAATCCACGACGGAGTTCCGCTTCCGCCACAAGGACGGGCGCTGGCTCTGGATCCGCGGAATCCAGCGCGGCCAGGTGACGCCCGCCGGCGTGCCCGAGCTGATGAGCATCTGGACCGACATCACGCGTGAGAAGCAGCTGGCCGAGCAGCTGGCCCATTCGGCCAAGCTCGCCCAGCTGGGCGAGGTGACGACAGGCATGGCGCATGAGCTGAACCAGCCGCTCGCCACCATCAGCATGGCGGCGGACATCATGCTGCTGCAGCTCGACGGCAACGATCCGGCCCTGGCACCCATGCGGGACCGGCTCGAGAAGATCATCGGCCAGACGGCCCGCATGGCGAATCTGATCGACCACATGCGGATCTTTGGGCGCGCGGAGAACCTGCCGGCGGCGCCCCTCCAACTCCGGCAGGTGATCCATGACGCGCTGGAGATGCTCAACAGCAAGCTGACGCTCTCGGCCGTGCGGGTGACGCAGGAGGTGGAGGCGGAACTGCCCCCGGTGCTCGGCATCGCCATCCCGCTGGAGCAGGTGCTGATGAACCTCATCGCGAATGCCTGCGACGCCTATCATGCGCAGTCGCCCGAGGGCGGCGGGGAGCGGATGATCCGGCTGCGCGCCTGGCGGGCGGGCGGTGAGGTCCGGCTGGAGGTGCGCGACGCGGCGGGCGGCATCCCGGCCGACATCCTGCCGCGCATCTTCGAGCCCTTCTTCACGACCAAGCCCGAGGGCCAGGGCACCGGCCTCGGCCTCTCGATCAGCTACGGCATCATCCAGGACATGGGCGGCAGGCTGGCCGCCGAGAACGTGCCGGGCGGCACGGCCTTCACGATCAGTTTACCCGCCGCCTGA
- the mfd gene encoding transcription-repair coupling factor, translated as MTLKVYGAPEGYDALLLRQRRAETQAPVLHVCRDDARMARMADALAFFMPEAEVLRLPAWDCLPYDRVSPNPELVAERVATLAELTAPPARPRIVLTTVNALVQRVPPRSAFANSALLLRKGGRASIEQITAFLETNGYNRTGTVMEPGEYAVRGGILDLFPSGEADPLRLDLFGDELESIRRLDTGTQRSGAAVDRLTLRPVGEVFLDPASIERFRTGYRDLFGNAAAEDPLYVSVSAGRRHPGMEHWAGLFHAEMETLLDYLPGASVSLDAQAEEALTARLEMIQDHYEARRIPARLGEGEVPYRPAPPGRLYLDRAGWDAMLARGQELHFSPFHKPDGADGFDAGGRAGRLFTEIRQAGENLFSAYAAHAETERGRGRQPMLAAWTRGSRERLVTLLRENRVAAEPVDDYYAFQRLSPGTIGVGILGLERGFTAEQLSITAEQDLLGERIARPARRKKRADQFIADATQIEVGDLLVHQDHGIGRYDGLATIEVSGAPHDCLRMIYDGNDKLFVPVENIEILSRFGSETAGVALDKLGGASWQARKSKAKQRIADMAGALIRIAAERQTREAPMMAPPEGAWDEFCARFPYVETDDQARAIADVLEDLASGRPMDRLICGDVGFGKTEVALRAAFTVAMSGSQVAVVVPTTLLARQHHRIFTARFAGLPIKVAQLSRMVTAKEAAQVKAALAAGEVDIVVGTHALLGKTISFDNLGLVIVDEEQHFGVKHKERLKELEAGVHVLTLTATPIPRTLQLALSGVREMSVIATPPVDRLAVRTFIMPWDSLVLREAVQRERFRGGQVFVVVPRIEDMAKMYERLAEVAPEARVVQAHGRLAPTELEQVMTEFGDGKYDILLATNIVESGLDMPAVNTLIIHRADMFGLGQLYQLRGRVGRGKQRGYAYLTWPPHHRLSPTSQKRLEVMQTLDNLGAGFTLASHDLDIRGAGNLLGEEQSGQIREVGIELYQEMLEEAVADLRAGSKRAREAEGKFTPQINLGLPVLIPENYVQELPVRLGLYRRIGGLETEAEVEAMAAEFADRFGPIPPEVENLLQVVSLKLACRAAGVEKVDAGPKGVVIAFHKNRFANPAGLVAWVSGQKGLVSLRPDHKLALLRELPFDARVKAARGLVANLVRVVEQAKAA; from the coding sequence ATGACGCTGAAGGTCTACGGCGCCCCCGAGGGCTATGACGCCCTGCTGCTGCGCCAGCGCCGCGCCGAGACCCAGGCGCCGGTCCTGCATGTCTGCCGCGACGATGCCCGCATGGCCCGCATGGCCGATGCGCTGGCCTTCTTCATGCCCGAGGCCGAGGTCCTGCGCCTGCCGGCCTGGGACTGCCTGCCCTATGACCGCGTCTCGCCCAATCCGGAGCTGGTCGCCGAGCGCGTCGCCACCTTGGCCGAACTCACGGCGCCGCCGGCGCGGCCGCGCATCGTGCTGACCACGGTGAATGCGCTGGTGCAGCGCGTGCCCCCGCGCAGTGCCTTCGCCAATTCCGCGCTGCTGCTCCGCAAGGGCGGGCGCGCCAGCATCGAGCAGATCACCGCCTTCCTGGAGACCAACGGCTACAACCGCACCGGCACCGTCATGGAGCCCGGCGAATACGCGGTGCGCGGCGGCATCCTGGACCTCTTCCCCTCGGGCGAGGCCGACCCGCTGCGCCTCGACCTCTTCGGCGACGAGCTCGAGAGCATCCGTCGCCTCGACACCGGCACCCAGCGCAGCGGCGCGGCGGTGGACCGGCTGACCCTGCGCCCGGTGGGGGAGGTCTTCCTCGACCCGGCCTCCATCGAGCGCTTCCGGACCGGCTATCGTGACCTCTTCGGCAACGCTGCGGCCGAGGACCCGCTTTATGTCTCGGTCAGCGCCGGGCGGCGGCATCCGGGCATGGAGCATTGGGCCGGCCTCTTCCACGCCGAGATGGAGACGCTGCTGGACTACCTGCCCGGTGCCTCGGTCAGCCTGGACGCCCAGGCCGAGGAGGCGCTGACGGCGCGGCTGGAGATGATCCAGGACCACTACGAGGCCCGCCGCATCCCGGCCCGGCTCGGCGAGGGCGAGGTGCCCTATCGCCCCGCGCCGCCCGGCCGCCTCTACCTCGACCGCGCCGGCTGGGACGCCATGCTGGCCCGGGGGCAGGAGCTGCATTTCTCGCCCTTCCACAAGCCAGACGGCGCGGATGGCTTCGATGCGGGCGGCCGGGCCGGGCGCCTCTTCACCGAGATCCGGCAGGCGGGGGAGAACCTGTTTTCCGCCTATGCCGCCCATGCCGAGACTGAGCGCGGCCGCGGCCGGCAGCCCATGCTCGCCGCCTGGACCCGCGGCTCGCGCGAGCGGCTGGTGACGCTGCTGCGCGAGAACCGCGTCGCGGCGGAGCCGGTGGACGACTACTACGCCTTCCAGCGCCTTTCGCCCGGCACCATCGGCGTGGGCATCCTGGGGCTGGAGCGCGGCTTCACCGCCGAACAGCTCTCCATCACCGCCGAGCAGGACCTGCTGGGCGAGCGCATCGCCCGCCCCGCGCGCCGCAAGAAGCGCGCCGACCAGTTCATCGCGGATGCCACGCAGATCGAGGTTGGAGATCTGCTGGTGCATCAGGATCACGGCATCGGGCGCTATGACGGGCTGGCCACCATCGAGGTGAGCGGCGCGCCGCATGACTGCCTGCGGATGATCTATGACGGCAATGACAAGCTCTTTGTCCCCGTCGAGAACATCGAAATCCTCAGCCGCTTCGGCAGCGAGACGGCCGGCGTCGCGCTGGACAAGCTGGGCGGCGCCTCCTGGCAGGCGCGCAAGTCTAAGGCGAAGCAGCGCATCGCCGACATGGCGGGCGCCCTGATCCGCATCGCCGCCGAACGCCAGACGCGCGAGGCGCCGATGATGGCCCCGCCCGAAGGCGCCTGGGACGAATTCTGCGCCCGCTTCCCCTATGTGGAGACGGACGATCAGGCCCGCGCCATCGCCGATGTGCTGGAGGACCTCGCCTCCGGCCGCCCGATGGACCGTCTGATCTGCGGCGATGTCGGCTTCGGCAAGACGGAGGTGGCGCTGCGCGCGGCCTTCACCGTCGCCATGTCCGGCTCGCAGGTCGCCGTCGTCGTGCCCACCACCCTGCTGGCGCGCCAGCACCACCGCATCTTCACCGCGCGCTTCGCGGGCCTGCCGATCAAGGTCGCGCAGCTCTCGCGCATGGTGACGGCGAAGGAGGCCGCCCAGGTCAAGGCGGCGCTGGCGGCGGGCGAGGTGGACATCGTCGTCGGCACCCACGCGCTGCTGGGCAAGACGATCAGCTTCGACAATCTCGGCCTCGTCATCGTGGATGAAGAGCAGCATTTCGGCGTGAAGCACAAGGAAAGGCTGAAGGAACTCGAGGCCGGCGTGCATGTGCTGACGCTGACCGCGACCCCCATCCCGCGCACCTTGCAGCTGGCGCTGTCCGGCGTGCGCGAGATGAGCGTGATCGCGACACCGCCGGTGGACCGCCTCGCGGTGCGCACCTTCATCATGCCCTGGGACAGCCTCGTCCTGCGCGAGGCGGTGCAGCGCGAGCGCTTCCGCGGCGGGCAGGTCTTCGTTGTCGTGCCCCGCATCGAGGACATGGCGAAGATGTATGAGCGCCTGGCCGAAGTGGCGCCCGAGGCGCGCGTGGTGCAGGCGCATGGAAGGCTTGCGCCGACCGAGCTCGAGCAGGTGATGACCGAGTTCGGTGACGGCAAATACGACATCCTGCTCGCCACCAATATCGTGGAATCCGGCCTCGACATGCCGGCGGTGAACACGCTGATCATCCACCGCGCCGACATGTTCGGCCTGGGCCAGCTCTACCAGCTGCGCGGGCGCGTCGGGCGCGGCAAGCAGCGCGGCTATGCCTACCTGACCTGGCCGCCGCATCACCGCCTCAGCCCCACCTCGCAGAAGCGGCTCGAGGTGATGCAGACGCTGGACAATCTCGGCGCCGGCTTCACGCTGGCGAGCCACGACCTCGACATCCGCGGCGCCGGCAACCTGCTGGGCGAGGAGCAGTCCGGCCAGATCCGCGAGGTCGGCATCGAGCTCTACCAGGAGATGCTGGAGGAAGCCGTGGCCGATCTCCGCGCCGGCTCCAAGCGCGCGCGCGAGGCGGAGGGCAAGTTCACGCCGCAGATCAATCTCGGCCTGCCGGTGCTGATCCCCGAGAACTACGTGCAGGAGCTGCCCGTGCGCCTCGGCCTCTATCGCCGCATCGGCGGGCTCGAGACCGAGGCCGAGGTCGAGGCGATGGCCGCGGAATTCGCCGACCGCTTCGGCCCCATCCCGCCCGAGGTGGAGAACCTGCTGCAGGTGGTCAGCCTCAAGCTCGCCTGCCGTGCGGCCGGCGTCGAGAAGGTGGATGCGGGGCCCAAGGGCGTCGTCATCGCCTTCCACAAGAACCGCTTCGCCAATCCGGCCGGGTTGGTAGCCTGGGTTTCGGGCCAGAAGGGCCTGGTCTCGCTGCGGCCGGACCACAAGCTCGCCTTGCTGCGGGAACTGCCTTTCGATGCGCGGGTGAAGGCGGCGCGCGGGCTGGTTGCCAACCTCGTGCGCGTGGTGGAGCAGGCGAAGGCGGCGTGA
- a CDS encoding FAD assembly factor SdhE has product MTSPDETPELPHRQRRLLFRALHRGTKECDLMLGGFVRRHIAALTPAELDELEAIMELPDVDLADWFSGRRPAPPEVRGPLFDRIAAESAAPGAGMPDHLK; this is encoded by the coding sequence GTGACGAGTCCTGACGAAACCCCCGAACTCCCCCACCGCCAGCGCCGCCTGCTCTTCCGGGCCCTGCATCGCGGCACCAAGGAATGCGACCTGATGCTGGGCGGCTTCGTCCGCCGGCATATCGCCGCGCTGACGCCGGCCGAGCTGGATGAGCTGGAAGCCATCATGGAATTGCCGGATGTGGACTTGGCCGACTGGTTTTCCGGCCGCCGCCCCGCACCGCCGGAGGTGCGCGGGCCGCTCTTCGACCGCATCGCGGCCGAGAGCGCGGCGCCCGGCGCGGGCATGCCGGATCATTTGAAATGA